In Candidatus Rokuibacteriota bacterium, the following proteins share a genomic window:
- a CDS encoding amidohydrolase family protein, translated as MKILRAATLIDGTGAPPVRDAAVLIRDGRIEAVTTAGTTAWSKDAEVVDVSGLTLLPGLIDCHDHLAFHGYELVRRWGLDEPQSTRHLRTARVASQILASGYTTVRDAGGLDAGFRLAIEEGLITGPRLVLSVAIISPTGGIGDRISPSGHTSPFAQDPSLPGSVANGVENVKATVRAMVRAGADVIKCATTGGASSRAGHGPKDPAFDAAEMRALVDEAHALGRRVMCHAVGGPGLRLAIEAGVDSIEHGCYLDEDPELIPMMAERGIFLVPTLTVYEYHRQSALPHVRERSHALKSHHLESLRRARAAGVRVVAGTDAGGHGHPNPALELQHLVEAGMSPMQALHAGAGLAAECLGLEREIGTVEKGKWADLVAVEGDPLQDIRILQDPRRIRLVLKAGVTVVERRPADAPR; from the coding sequence ATGAAGATCCTTCGCGCCGCTACACTCATCGACGGCACCGGCGCGCCGCCGGTGCGGGACGCCGCCGTGCTGATCCGCGACGGACGGATCGAGGCGGTGACCACGGCCGGGACGACGGCGTGGTCGAAGGACGCCGAGGTCGTGGACGTCTCCGGCCTGACGCTGCTGCCGGGCCTGATCGACTGCCACGACCACCTAGCCTTCCACGGGTATGAGCTGGTGCGGCGTTGGGGCCTCGATGAGCCCCAGAGCACGCGGCATCTGCGGACCGCCCGCGTCGCGAGCCAGATCCTCGCGTCAGGCTATACAACCGTGCGGGACGCGGGGGGCCTGGACGCAGGCTTCCGCCTGGCGATCGAGGAGGGGCTGATTACGGGACCGCGGCTGGTCCTCTCGGTCGCGATCATCTCACCGACCGGCGGGATCGGCGACCGCATCAGCCCGTCGGGGCACACCTCTCCCTTCGCCCAGGACCCCAGCCTGCCTGGCAGCGTCGCCAACGGGGTCGAGAACGTGAAGGCCACGGTCCGCGCCATGGTCCGAGCCGGCGCTGACGTGATCAAGTGCGCCACGACCGGGGGCGCCAGCTCCCGGGCCGGCCACGGCCCTAAGGACCCCGCCTTCGACGCGGCTGAGATGCGCGCGCTCGTGGACGAAGCGCACGCCCTGGGCCGGCGCGTCATGTGCCACGCGGTCGGGGGCCCGGGCCTGCGCCTGGCCATCGAGGCCGGGGTCGACTCGATCGAGCACGGCTGCTACCTCGACGAAGACCCCGAGCTGATCCCGATGATGGCGGAGCGCGGCATCTTCCTGGTCCCGACGCTGACCGTCTACGAGTACCACCGCCAGTCCGCGCTCCCCCACGTGCGGGAGCGCTCCCACGCGCTGAAATCTCACCATCTCGAGAGCCTCCGGCGCGCGCGCGCGGCCGGCGTCAGGGTCGTGGCCGGCACCGACGCCGGAGGGCACGGCCACCCGAACCCCGCGCTGGAGCTCCAGCACCTCGTCGAGGCCGGCATGTCCCCCATGCAGGCCCTCCACGCCGGGGCGGGGCTCGCGGCGGAATGCCTCGGGCTCGAGCGGGAGATCGGGACCGTCGAGAAAGGGAAGTGGGCCGACCTCGTCGCGGTCGAGGGCGATCCGCTCCAGGACATCCGGATCCTCCAGGACCCGCGCCGGATCAGGCTCGTGCTGAAGGCCGGTGTCACCGTGGTCGAACGACGACCCGCTGACGCCCCGCGATAG
- a CDS encoding TauD/TfdA family dioxygenase, which produces MTISVEKLQPFGARVRGVDLANPLDDELFDRIRDAFNAHAVLVFPGQPLDDEQQIAFSLRFGPLETSIRKDRKRRVTRPEISEIANVDEHGRIVDADDERAIYNAGNQLWHSDSSFKRVPAMASLLSARELPPEGGETEFADLRAAWDALPEAKRRGLEGLVAEHNFVYSRSLIGYDQFTDAERAAVPPVQQALVRTHPVTGRKALFLGSHASHIIGWPVEEGPTLLRELLEFATQPRFVYRHTWRVLDLVMWDNRCVLHRGRPWDQTRHRRVMHRTTVAGDGPTAADGRPL; this is translated from the coding sequence ATGACGATCTCGGTCGAGAAGCTCCAGCCCTTCGGCGCGAGGGTCCGCGGTGTCGATCTGGCGAACCCGCTCGACGACGAGCTGTTCGACCGGATCCGGGATGCCTTCAACGCGCACGCCGTCCTCGTGTTCCCGGGCCAGCCCCTCGATGACGAGCAGCAGATCGCCTTCTCGCTTCGGTTCGGGCCCCTCGAGACGAGCATCCGCAAGGACCGGAAGCGGCGGGTCACCCGCCCCGAGATCTCCGAGATTGCCAACGTGGACGAGCACGGCCGGATCGTCGACGCCGACGACGAGCGCGCGATCTACAACGCCGGGAACCAGCTCTGGCACTCCGACAGCTCGTTCAAGCGCGTGCCTGCCATGGCCTCGCTCCTCTCGGCGCGCGAGCTCCCGCCCGAGGGGGGCGAGACCGAGTTCGCCGACCTGCGCGCGGCCTGGGACGCGCTCCCCGAGGCGAAGCGCCGCGGCCTCGAGGGCCTCGTTGCCGAGCACAATTTCGTCTACTCGCGCTCGCTGATCGGCTACGACCAGTTCACCGATGCCGAGCGCGCGGCGGTGCCGCCCGTTCAGCAGGCGCTGGTCCGGACCCACCCGGTCACGGGGCGCAAGGCGCTCTTCCTGGGCTCGCACGCCTCCCACATCATCGGCTGGCCTGTCGAGGAAGGCCCGACGCTGTTGCGCGAGCTGCTCGAGTTCGCGACCCAACCCCGGTTCGTCTACCGGCACACGTGGCGTGTGCTGGACCTGGTGATGTGGGACAACCGCTGCGTCCTCCACCGGGGCCGGCCCTGGGACCAGACCCGGCATCGTCGCGTCATGCACCGGACCACGGTCGCCGGGGATGGCCCGACCGCTGCCGACGGTAGACCCCTGTGA
- a CDS encoding CoA transferase: MTTSPPPSAPALEGLRVLDLSSHLSGPYCSMILGDLGADVIKVEHPEGGDSARGMPPFVNGQSAPFMTFNRNKRSLTLDLKQPAGLEISRRLAARADVFLENFKPGTAERLGLGYRELAASNPRLIYCSISGFGQTGPYRDRGGFDLIAQGMSGLMSITGEEDGPPLRVPLPISDLCGGMFGAIGILAAVAARERTGRGQWVDTSLLETPIALSVYEAAQYFATGEVPPRLGPGHRTSAPYQAFRTKDGWITIGGAAQHFWPRLCGLLGLEDLARDARFATNAERVKRRKELAAILQERLERETTASWLERLEAEGIPAGPIYTYDQVFADPHVRAREMVVEVEHAAAGATRILGIPIKLSETRGAIRRPAPLLAEHTAEILAELGYTPQDQERLKAARVI, from the coding sequence GTGACCACGTCGCCACCCCCCTCGGCCCCTGCCCTCGAGGGCTTGCGCGTCCTGGACCTCTCCTCGCACCTCTCGGGCCCCTACTGCTCGATGATCCTGGGCGACCTCGGCGCCGATGTCATCAAGGTCGAGCACCCGGAGGGCGGCGACAGCGCGCGGGGCATGCCGCCCTTCGTCAACGGCCAGAGCGCACCCTTCATGACCTTTAACCGGAACAAGCGGAGCCTGACGCTCGATCTCAAGCAGCCGGCGGGGCTCGAAATCTCCCGCAGGCTGGCGGCGCGGGCCGATGTCTTCCTCGAGAACTTCAAGCCGGGAACCGCCGAGCGTCTCGGCCTCGGCTACCGGGAGCTCGCAGCCTCAAACCCGCGGCTCATCTACTGCTCGATCTCGGGCTTCGGCCAGACCGGACCGTACCGGGATCGCGGCGGCTTCGACCTGATCGCCCAGGGGATGTCGGGGCTCATGTCCATCACCGGCGAGGAGGACGGTCCGCCGCTCCGGGTCCCGCTCCCGATCTCCGACCTCTGCGGCGGGATGTTCGGCGCGATCGGGATTCTAGCAGCTGTCGCGGCCCGCGAGCGCACGGGCCGGGGCCAGTGGGTGGACACCTCGCTCCTCGAGACCCCTATCGCGCTGTCGGTGTACGAGGCCGCTCAGTACTTCGCCACGGGGGAGGTGCCACCACGGCTCGGTCCGGGGCACCGGACGAGCGCGCCGTACCAGGCCTTCCGCACCAAGGACGGCTGGATCACCATCGGTGGAGCGGCCCAGCATTTCTGGCCCAGGCTCTGCGGCCTCCTCGGGCTGGAGGATCTGGCTCGGGACGCGCGCTTCGCCACGAACGCGGAGCGGGTCAAGCGGCGCAAGGAGCTGGCCGCGATCCTCCAGGAGCGGCTCGAGCGCGAGACCACGGCATCCTGGCTCGAGCGCCTGGAGGCGGAGGGGATTCCCGCGGGCCCGATCTATACCTACGATCAGGTCTTCGCCGACCCGCACGTCCGCGCGCGGGAGATGGTCGTGGAGGTGGAGCACGCGGCGGCCGGCGCGACCCGCATCCTGGGGATCCCGATCAAGCTCTCCGAGACTCGAGGGGCCATCCGGCGCCCGGCCCCGCTCCTCGCCGAGCACACGGCGGAGATCCTCGCCGAGCTCGGCTACACCCCGCAGGATCAGGAACGGCTCAAGGCCGCGCGCGTGATCTGA
- a CDS encoding ABC transporter ATP-binding protein, whose translation MVAVIGPNGAGKSTAFKTIVGLLRPKAGRVVFDGKEITGLRPHEVIRLGLAYVPQGRIVFPRMTVLENLEMGAYIESNPARVREALEGVYALFPVLADRRYQKAGTMSGGEQQMVSIGRAMMTTPKLILLDEPSLGLSPKFVTLIFDKLIEMKEAGYTLLVVEQNAAKALSVAGRGYVLELGQNRFEGPGQALLNDPEVKRLYLGG comes from the coding sequence ATGGTGGCCGTCATCGGCCCGAACGGGGCCGGGAAGTCCACGGCCTTCAAGACGATCGTCGGCCTCCTCCGGCCGAAGGCCGGTCGGGTCGTCTTCGACGGGAAGGAGATAACCGGGCTCCGACCGCACGAGGTGATCCGTCTCGGCCTGGCCTACGTCCCCCAGGGCCGGATCGTCTTCCCGCGGATGACGGTGCTCGAGAACCTCGAGATGGGGGCGTACATCGAAAGCAATCCCGCGCGGGTCCGTGAAGCGCTGGAGGGGGTCTACGCGCTCTTTCCGGTCCTGGCCGACCGGCGCTACCAGAAGGCGGGCACGATGTCCGGGGGCGAGCAGCAGATGGTCTCGATCGGACGGGCCATGATGACCACCCCCAAGCTGATCCTGCTCGACGAGCCCTCGCTGGGTCTCTCCCCGAAGTTCGTCACGCTGATCTTCGACAAGCTCATCGAGATGAAGGAAGCGGGCTACACCCTCCTGGTGGTGGAACAGAACGCCGCCAAGGCCCTCTCCGTCGCGGGCCGGGGCTACGTCCTCGAGCTGGGCCAGAATCGCTTCGAGGGACCGGGCCAGGCGCTCCTGAACGACCCCGAGGTCAAGCGCCTCTACCTGGGCGGCTAG
- a CDS encoding ABC transporter ATP-binding protein produces MRDGYILEVRDLTKRFGGVTAVNRCSLALRPGKIYGLIGPNGSGKTTLFNCVTGVEPRDAGEIRYHGARIDGLKPHQVARRGIGRTFQIIRLFPELTALENLRVVAREAHEAAYRRAQELLRFVTLDRLQHEYAGNLSYGQQKLLEFIRVLMPDPELILLDEPAAGVNRTLLNELLRAITRLRDEGKTILLVEHDMKVVMGLCETVFVLDYGEKIAEGPPGVIQKDERVIEAYFGR; encoded by the coding sequence GTGCGTGACGGGTACATCCTCGAGGTTCGGGACCTCACCAAGCGCTTCGGCGGCGTCACCGCCGTCAACCGCTGCTCGCTGGCCCTCAGGCCGGGAAAGATCTACGGCCTGATCGGTCCCAACGGCTCGGGGAAGACCACGCTCTTCAACTGCGTCACCGGGGTCGAGCCGCGCGATGCGGGGGAGATCCGCTACCACGGGGCGCGCATCGACGGGCTCAAGCCCCACCAGGTGGCCCGTCGCGGGATCGGGCGCACCTTCCAGATCATCCGGCTGTTCCCCGAGCTGACCGCTCTCGAAAACCTCCGGGTCGTGGCGCGCGAGGCCCACGAAGCCGCGTATCGCCGGGCCCAGGAGCTGCTCCGCTTCGTCACCCTGGACCGCCTCCAGCACGAGTACGCGGGGAACCTCTCCTACGGCCAGCAGAAGCTCCTGGAGTTCATCCGCGTCCTGATGCCGGACCCCGAGCTGATCCTCCTGGACGAGCCCGCCGCCGGGGTGAACCGCACGCTCCTGAACGAGCTGCTCCGGGCCATCACCCGGCTCCGCGACGAGGGGAAGACCATCCTGCTCGTCGAGCACGACATGAAGGTCGTGATGGGACTCTGCGAGACGGTCTTCGTCCTCGACTACGGAGAGAAGATCGCCGAGGGGCCGCCCGGGGTGATCCAGAAGGACGAGCGCGTGATCGAGGCGTACTTTGGCCGGTGA